The following are encoded together in the Echinicola jeungdonensis genome:
- a CDS encoding DNA-3-methyladenine glycosylase, producing the protein MKDIKILPKEFFLNRNVVEISMDLLGKVLVTQMDGKMTMARIVETEAYDGAVDKACHAYPDKMTRRTEVMFKEGGRSYVYLCYGIHHLFNIVTEKEGMAKAVLVRAVEPLEGLETMKKRRNQNGLYQLTNGPGKVSQALGISTFNNDTVLYEKESPIWLGNIPQNSNFEMVSTTRVGVDYAGNDALLPWRFYIKNSPFISKK; encoded by the coding sequence ATGAAAGATATTAAAATTCTTCCAAAAGAATTTTTTTTAAATAGAAATGTGGTTGAAATCTCTATGGACCTTTTGGGCAAAGTTTTGGTGACCCAAATGGATGGGAAAATGACCATGGCAAGGATAGTTGAAACCGAAGCCTACGATGGAGCGGTAGATAAAGCTTGCCATGCTTATCCTGATAAAATGACCCGAAGGACCGAGGTAATGTTTAAGGAAGGGGGGAGGAGTTATGTTTACCTGTGTTATGGTATTCACCACCTTTTTAATATTGTAACCGAAAAAGAGGGGATGGCAAAAGCTGTTTTGGTCAGGGCAGTGGAACCTTTAGAAGGTTTAGAAACGATGAAAAAAAGGAGAAATCAAAATGGCTTGTATCAATTGACCAATGGCCCTGGCAAGGTTTCCCAAGCTTTAGGGATTTCGACTTTCAATAACGATACTGTCCTTTATGAAAAGGAATCTCCTATTTGGCTAGGGAATATTCCCCAAAATTCAAATTTTGAGATGGTAAGTACTACCAGAGTAGGTGTGGATTATGCAGGAAATGATGCTTTGCTTCCTTGGAGATTTTATATTAAAAACAGTCCATTTATCAGTAAAAAATAA
- a CDS encoding DUF2911 domain-containing protein, whose product MLGLFCSFFRANGQQLQIPQASPSASLSQKIGLTDVRVDYCRPSVKGRKIFGTLVPYGTVWRTGANAATKISFSNEVTIEGHKVKKGTYALYTIPNKKQWTIILSNNTELWGAIGYQKKDDALRFTVDSDKLKPKYETLEISFGDLSDTGASLSLKWEKTEVQFRIETEVDSIVMNQIEDLVINPEEVSPGLYYQAAYYYFTKDKDMKLALEWIKKSVENDSKYWTEHLKAKIEDKLGLKNEAIKSASKSKELAMEAKNLDYVGLNDRLIKSIK is encoded by the coding sequence ATGCTAGGTTTATTTTGTTCCTTCTTTCGAGCAAATGGCCAGCAATTACAAATCCCACAAGCCAGTCCTTCAGCAAGTTTGAGCCAAAAGATTGGATTAACAGATGTTAGGGTGGATTACTGTAGGCCAAGTGTCAAGGGCCGGAAAATATTTGGAACCCTTGTTCCCTACGGTACAGTCTGGAGAACTGGGGCAAATGCTGCCACCAAAATATCATTTTCAAATGAGGTAACTATTGAAGGCCATAAGGTGAAAAAAGGGACTTATGCTCTTTATACTATACCCAACAAAAAGCAATGGACAATTATTCTTTCAAATAATACAGAGCTTTGGGGTGCCATTGGCTACCAGAAAAAAGATGATGCCCTAAGATTTACTGTTGATTCCGATAAATTAAAACCAAAGTATGAAACATTGGAAATAAGTTTTGGCGACCTTTCTGACACAGGAGCTTCCCTATCCCTAAAATGGGAAAAAACTGAAGTCCAATTCCGAATTGAAACCGAAGTGGATTCCATTGTAATGAACCAAATCGAAGATTTGGTAATCAATCCTGAGGAAGTTTCACCAGGCTTATACTACCAGGCAGCCTATTATTATTTTACAAAAGATAAGGATATGAAACTAGCCCTTGAATGGATCAAAAAATCCGTTGAAAATGATTCAAAATACTGGACTGAACATCTTAAAGCCAAAATTGAAGATAAGTTAGGGTTAAAGAATGAAGCAATAAAAAGTGCAAGCAAATCAAAAGAGTTGGCAATGGAGGCTAAAAACCTGGATTATGTAGGGTTGAACGATAGGCTGATTAAATCAATAAAATAA
- a CDS encoding sodium:solute symporter — MSSLDWIVLFGTILLIVAYGVYKTYGPKDIEGYLRGGNDMNWWTIGLSIMATQASAITFLSTPGQAYQDGMRFIQFYFGLPLAMIILSITFIPIYYKLKLYTAYEYLESRFDLKTRTLSALLFLIQRGLAAGITIYAPSIILSTLLDWNLTFTNVFIGILVIIYTVSGGTKAVSITQKQQMAVMMGGMILAGVFVVYLLPIQFTEALHVAGKMGRLNVVNFNFDLADRYNFWSGMTGALFLFLSYFGTDQSQVQRYLNGKSLRESRMGLIMNGFLKVPMQFVILFIGVMVFVFYQFYQPPVIFNKVQTENLEQSQWNGEFEDLKQEYSQVFVEKNKDIKSMLEVIGNGENADLSQIQQNIQRKSREQEKIRESVKSLIKQNNPQAETRDTDYVFMRFVMDYLPKGVVGLLFAVIFSAAMSSTASELNALGSTTTMDIYKRSLRKNRSPNHYLISSKWFTALWGVFAILFATYATLFENLIQAVNLLGSLFYGTILGMFLVGFYLKKVKGDAVFIAALIAEATVLAIHWKNGKELWGIQVDIGFLWYNAIGCLLVLVLSIIIQKVRK; from the coding sequence ATGAGTTCACTGGATTGGATAGTATTATTCGGGACCATATTATTGATAGTTGCCTATGGGGTGTATAAAACCTATGGTCCCAAGGATATAGAAGGGTACCTAAGGGGAGGAAATGATATGAATTGGTGGACTATTGGGCTATCCATTATGGCTACCCAAGCTTCTGCCATCACTTTTTTGAGTACCCCAGGACAAGCATATCAAGATGGTATGAGGTTTATCCAATTTTATTTTGGTCTTCCCCTGGCAATGATAATCCTATCCATCACCTTTATTCCTATTTATTATAAACTAAAATTATATACTGCGTATGAATACTTGGAATCCCGGTTTGACCTCAAAACCAGGACCTTGTCGGCTTTGTTGTTCTTAATTCAAAGGGGGCTAGCAGCTGGGATTACCATATATGCACCATCCATTATTCTATCCACCTTATTGGATTGGAACTTGACCTTTACCAATGTATTTATTGGGATATTGGTTATCATTTATACTGTATCAGGAGGTACCAAGGCTGTTTCTATAACTCAAAAGCAGCAAATGGCAGTCATGATGGGGGGGATGATTTTGGCAGGTGTTTTTGTGGTTTATTTGTTGCCGATTCAATTTACTGAGGCGCTACATGTGGCTGGAAAAATGGGTAGGCTTAATGTGGTGAATTTTAATTTTGATCTTGCAGATAGATATAATTTCTGGTCAGGCATGACAGGAGCTTTGTTTTTGTTTTTGTCCTATTTTGGCACTGATCAATCTCAAGTTCAACGGTATTTGAACGGAAAATCCCTCAGGGAAAGTAGGATGGGCTTGATCATGAATGGTTTTTTAAAAGTCCCCATGCAGTTTGTTATTTTGTTTATTGGGGTAATGGTTTTTGTTTTTTATCAGTTTTATCAACCCCCTGTTATTTTTAATAAGGTTCAAACAGAAAACCTCGAACAAAGCCAATGGAATGGAGAATTTGAAGACTTGAAACAAGAATATTCACAGGTTTTTGTAGAAAAAAATAAAGATATCAAGTCCATGCTGGAGGTCATTGGCAATGGAGAAAATGCCGATTTAAGTCAAATTCAACAAAATATTCAACGAAAATCCAGGGAACAGGAAAAAATAAGGGAATCAGTAAAATCTTTAATCAAACAAAATAATCCACAAGCAGAAACGAGGGATACAGATTATGTTTTTATGCGATTTGTGATGGATTATTTACCTAAGGGTGTAGTAGGATTGCTTTTTGCAGTAATATTTAGTGCAGCCATGTCCTCCACAGCTTCGGAATTAAATGCCCTTGGCAGCACCACGACAATGGATATATACAAAAGGTCTCTAAGAAAAAACAGGAGCCCAAATCATTATTTGATTTCTTCCAAGTGGTTCACCGCCCTTTGGGGTGTTTTTGCCATCTTATTTGCCACTTATGCCACCTTATTTGAAAATTTGATTCAAGCAGTTAATTTGCTGGGTTCATTATTTTATGGAACTATTTTAGGGATGTTTTTGGTGGGATTTTATCTTAAGAAGGTGAAGGGGGATGCCGTATTCATAGCCGCCTTGATCGCAGAAGCTACCGTGCTGGCAATTCATTGGAAAAATGGAAAAGAGCTTTGGGGCATCCAAGTGGATATAGGTTTTTTATGGTATAATGCTATTGGATGCCTTCTTGTATTGGTATTGTCAATTATTATCCAAAAAGTAAGAAAATAA